In Eleginops maclovinus isolate JMC-PN-2008 ecotype Puerto Natales chromosome 10, JC_Emac_rtc_rv5, whole genome shotgun sequence, the following proteins share a genomic window:
- the rangap1b gene encoding ran GTPase-activating protein 1b: protein MASDDIALLADALSKTHVGDGELSFKGLGLKLDNAESVEELVHDIEQYHGLRALRLEGNTVGVDAARAIAKALENKDQLERCYWSDMFTGRLRSEIPTALRSLGSALMTAGARLTELDLSDNAFGPDGVRGIEQLLKSPSCHSLRELRLNNCGVGIGGGKILAEALIDCHRKSSAHGSPLRLRVFIAGRNRLENEGASALAKAFQLMGSLEEVHMPQNGINHAGVMALASAMRHNPELRVLNLNDNTFTKRGTLAMAQALRHLRNVQVINFGDCLVRSEGAIALAAVLREGLPILKEINLSFGEITEGAALVVAQAVKDKPDLEKVDLNGNCLGEEGCEALREAMEKGDMLASLSDDEGEPDDEDEEDDEDDHEEDEEDEDASDDCNEDSEDGDILKDNGTMKKDGSPEKPQSSAEIMSFLSCPSAEKLLQLGETRTNVQQQVDASDPHTAAEVLLKIASLYSEEPETKTAVLETIDAVLKKLLSGSDLSSYCFLSTLLVMMGLLKGEGKMKKVTLVPGQLLCLEHAVQQEYFPQHVASLLHTFTSRNSEALESCSSASERLSNTLEKKCH, encoded by the exons ATGGCGTCGGATGATATCGCTCTGCTGGCTGATGCTCTTTCAAAGACCCACGTCGGGGATGGAGAGTTGAGCTTTAAAGGCCTGGGACTGAAGCTGGACAACGCGGAATCAG TGGAGGAGCTGGTCCATGACATCGAGCAGTACCATGGTCTGAGAGCTCTGCGTCTGGAGGGCAATACTGTGGGGGTGGATGCAGCTCGAGCCATTGCCAAAGCTCTGGAGAATAAAGACCAGCTCGAG AGATGCTACTGGAGTGACATGTTCACCGGGAGGTTGCGCTCTGAAATCCCAACTGCTCTG AGGTCCCTCGGTAGTGCCTTAATGACTGCAGGGGCCCGGCTAACGGAGCTTGACCTGAGCGATAACGCCTTTGGGCCTGATGGCGTGAGGGGAATCGAGCAGCTGCTGAAGAGCCCCTCTTGCCACTCTCTGAGGGAGCTGAGGCTCAACAACTGTGGCGTGGGGATCGGAGGTGGAAAg ATCCTGGCTGAAGCTCTGATCGACTGCCACAGAAAGTCCTCCGCTCATGGATCTCCTCTCAGATTGAGGGTGTTCATCGCAGGGAGGAACCGGCTGGAGAACGAAGGAGCCAGCGCCCTCGCTAAGGCCTTTCAG CTGATGGGCAGCCTGGAGGAAGTCCACATGCCTCAGAATGGCATCAACCATGCCGGAGTGATGGCGTTAGCTTCAGCCATGAGACACAACCCGGAGCTGCGGGTCCTGAACCTCAACGACAACACCTTCACCAAGAGGGGAACGCTCGCCATGGCCCAG GCTCTGAGGCACCTGAGGAACGTTCAGGTGATAAACTTTGGAGACTGTCTGGTCCGCTCTGAAGGAGCCATCGCCCTCGCTGCTGTCCTCAGAGAGGGACTGCCCATCCTCAAG GAGATCAATCTGTCGTTCGGCGAGATCACGGAGGGCGCCGCTTTGGTGGTGGCTCAGGCCGTCAAAGACAAACCCGACCTGGAGAAAGTGGATCTGAACG gTAACTGTCTGGGAGAGGAGGGCTGTGAAGCTCTGAGGGAAGCTATGGAGAAAGGAGACATGCTGGCATCActcag TGATGATGAGGGAGAACCCGATGAcgaggatgaagaagatgatgaagacgaCCAcgaagaagacgaggaggatgaggatgccAGTGACGACTGTAATGAAGACAGTGAGGACGGGGACATCCTGAAGGACAACGGAACAATGAAAAAAGACGGCAGTCCTGAAAAACCTCAGAGCTCG GCAGAGATCATGTCCTTCCTCAGCTGCCCCTCTGCCGAGAAGCTCCTTCAGCTCGGAGAGACCAGGACAAACGTGCAGCAACAG GTCGATGCGTCTGACCCCCACACGGCGGCGGAAGTCCTGCTGAAAATCGCCTCTCTGTACAGTGAGGAACCGGAGACAAAGACGGCAGTGCTCGAAACTATAG atgCCGTCCTGAAGAAGCTCCTCTCGGGATCAGACCTCTCGTCCTACTGCTTCCTCTCCACGCTGCTCGTCATGATGGGACTCCTCAAG GGAGAGGGGAAGATGAAGAAGGTGACGCTGGTCCCAGGTCAGCTGTTGTGTTTGGAGCACGCTGTTCAGCAGGAGTATTTCCCGCAGCACGTCGCCTCGCTGCTCCACACCTTCACCTCCAG AAACAGTGAAGCTCTGGAGTCCTGCAGCAGCGCCAGTGAGAGGCTGAGCAACACTCTGGAGAAAAAGTGCcactga
- the zc3h7bb gene encoding zinc finger CCCH domain-containing protein 7B isoform X1, whose amino-acid sequence MDPDRQKRREEIQKAMSFIQSSLPFPEPESYEAFVAQLVCNLLDEGNCCFRDGDSRQAAQQYGEGISVARYAQAEALVIPHELLESLYVNRAAACYQTREYERGVQDCDSALCVSEGSRRALYRKAICLRELGRIREAYECGTKCLLTAPHDRQVSDLAQDLATKLGLKGRKAYVSQQTESTATDGENHGESNPTTGEMSSNGLESLGDMESGDMSNAQCIPAPLATPIPVSDDPASPEGTPCSDMSESPSSQGLPPMPYSVPVSEHMEECSVMKDELNSLLDCSPKKVSESPVQGAIPTNLPNTATGLRPPYSPSLPAPSSQLPSDFFSSSVSEMPSLEPFTQLAQRDQGSTQAQDALGSFPTGATDADGNAGVSAGGLDSLSEYTLPGGRVCHSFIPGMRNHSAAHANGPAGTNLSLLSRNPLAATHDFRQACHACYSRIGPRVMDYKYQPEAAHRCKRDVLLCRLKNTDDPTWKRIRPRPARNNFLGAFVLCKEVQERQECQYGENCTFAYCQEEIDVWTQERKGALSRELLFDPLGSTERRALSVTRLLQLHMGMFMFLCEECFDSKPRIISKRSKENLAVCSNLTARHPFDDNKCLVHVVRSANVRYSKVRPLHPLCQFDVCRHEVRYGCQREDSCSFAHSVIELKCWVLQQDTGITHEEMVQESKRHWQRLEQNAQKQQQKPIHIPHLSSSSMPAGGMGGMGSGGDGMGGGGVGPVGGLGVGGLGAGGGRGRPFNLKMKFVCGQCWREGQVNEPDKNLKYCTAKARHSWTKERRVLLVKSFEKKKWVVVRPLPFSRTYPQQYDMCVHVMKQKKCHYIGNCSFAHSLEERDVWTYMKNNSLRDMQQMYEMWLQLTNQSRRSDISTVTPSPEDKQVTITADYTESMGGRRLSDGDDL is encoded by the exons ATGGATCCTGATCGACAAAAACGAAGAGAGGAAATTCAGAAAGCCATGAGCTTTATCCA GTCATCATTGCCTTTCCCAGAGCCAGAGAGTTATGAA GCATTTGTCGCCCAGTTGGTGTGTAACTTGCTGGACGAGGGCAATTGTTGCTTTCGAGATGGGGACAGTCGTCAGGCGGCCCAGCAGTATGGGGAGGGGATCAGTGTTGCCCGCTATGCTCAGGCTGAGGCCCTCGTCATCCCCCATGAGCTGCTGGAGAGCCTGTACGTCAACAGGGCTGCTGCCTGCTACCAGACG AGGGAGTATGAGCGCGGGGTCCAGGACTGTGACAGTGcactgtgtgtgtcagaaggCAGTCGGAGGGCTTTGTACCGCAAGGCGATCTGTCTGAGGGAATTGGGTAGAATCCGAGAGGCCTACGAGTGCGGAACCAAATGTCTCCTCACAGCACCGCAC GACAGACAGGTGAGTGACCTGGCTCAGGATCTGGCCACGAAGCTGGGCCTGAAGGGTCGTAAGGCTTACGTCAGCCAACAGACGGAGTCCACGGCCACAGATGGGGAGAATCACGGGGAGTCTAACCCAACCACAGGAGAG ATGTCCTCCAATGGGCTGGAATCTCTGGGTGACATGGAATCAG GAGACATGTCTAACGCACAGTGCATCCCCGCTCCTCTGGCCACTCCCATCCCGGTCAGCGATGACCCGGCGAGCCCCGAGGGGACGCCCTGCTCCGACATGTCAGAGAGCCCCAGCAGCCAGGGCCTGCCCCCCATGCCGTACTCCGTCCCCGTGTCGGAGCACATGGAGGAGTGCAGCGTCATGAAGGACGAGCTCAACAGTCTGCTGGATTGCAGCCCAAAGAAAGTGAGTGAG AGTCCGGTCCAGGGTGCTATCCCCACAAACCTCCCCAACACGGCGACGGGTCTCCGGCCTCCGTACTCCCCGAGCCTCCCGGCCCCGTCCTCCCAGCTCCCTTCAgacttcttcagctcctccgTCAGTGAGATGCCCTCGCTGGAGCCCTTCACGCAGCTAGCACAGCGAGACCAGGGCTCCACCCAGGCGCAGGACGCTCTTGGGAGCTTCCCCACGGGGGCCACGGACGCAGACGGGAACGCAGGAGTCTCCGCTGGCGGGCTGGACTCGTTGTCTGAGTACACTCTCCCTG GGGGACGGGTGTGTCACAGCTTCATCCCTGGGATGCGCAACCACAGCGCTGCACATGCa AACGGTCCAGCAGGAACAAACCTGTCTCTGCTCTCCAGGAATCCTCTGGCAGCCACACATGACTTTCGGCAGGCCTGTCACGCCTGTTACAGCAGAATAG GTCCACGAGTTATGGACTACAAATACCAGCCGGAGGCTGCACATCGCTGCAAGAGGGACGTGCTGCTGTGCCGCCTCAAAAACACAGACGACCCCACCTGGAAGAGGATCCGGCCGCGGCCTGCACGGAACAACTTCCTGGGGGCATTCGTACTCTGTAAAG AGGTGCAGGAGCGTCAGGAGTGCCAGTACGGGGAGAACTGCACGTTTGCTTACTGCCAGGAGGAGATTGACGTTTGGACgcaggagaggaagggagcGCTGAGCCGAGAGCTGCTGTTCGATCCTCTGGGCAGCACGGAGCGACGGGCACTCAGCGTCACCAgactgctgcagctgcacatgGGCATGTTCATGTTCCTCTGTGAG GAATGTTTTGACAGTAAGCCTCGCATCATCAGTAAGCGCAGCAAAGAAAACTTAGCAGTCTGCTCGAACCTCACAGCTCGACACCCGTTCGACGACAACAA GTGCCTGGTGCACGTGGTGAGGTCGGCCAACGTGCGCTACAGTAAGGTGCGTCCGCTGCACCCCCTCTGTCAGTTCGACGTGTGTCGCCACGAGGTCCGATACGGCTGCCAGCGCGAGGACAGCTGCTCCTTCGCTCACTCCGTCATAGAGCTCAAATGCTGGGTCCTGCAGCAGGACACCG GTATCACACATGAAGAGATGGTGCAGGAGTCCAAGAGACACTGGCAGAGGCTGGAGCAGAACgcacagaagcagcagcagaag CCCATCCACATCCCCCatctgagcagcagcagcatgcctGCAGGAGGAATGGGGGGAATGGGAAGTGGAGGGGATGGtatgggaggggggggtgtgGGTCCTGTGGGGGGGTTGGGTGTGGGAGGGTTAGGagcaggaggggggagagggcGCCCcttcaacctgaaaatgaagtTTGTGTGTGGTCAGTGCTGGAGGGAGGGACAGGTCAACGAGCCCGACAAGAACCTCAAATACTGCACCGCCAAAGCCCGGCACAG CTGGACCAAGGAGCGTCGGGTCCTGCTGGTGAAATCCTTCGAGAAGAAGAAGTGGGTCGTTGTTCGGCCGCTGCCTTTCTCCCGCACCTATCCTCAGCAATACGAC atgtgtgtgcatgtgatgaAGCAGAAGAAGTGCCACTACATCGGGAACTGTTCGTTCGCCCACAGTCTGGAGGAGAGGGACGTGTGGACGTACATGAAGAACAACAGCT TGAGAGACATGCAACAGATGTACGAAATGTGGCTGcagctaaccaaccagagccGGCGCAGCGACATCTCCACGGTGACGCCGTCCCCAGAGGACAAGCAGGTCACCATAACAGCGGACTACACAGAGAGCATG ggCGGCCGGCGGCTGTCAGACGGAGATGACCTCTGA
- the zc3h7bb gene encoding zinc finger CCCH domain-containing protein 7B isoform X2 — protein MDPDRQKRREEIQKAMSFIQSSLPFPEPESYEAFVAQLVCNLLDEGNCCFRDGDSRQAAQQYGEGISVARYAQAEALVIPHELLESLYVNRAAACYQTREYERGVQDCDSALCVSEGSRRALYRKAICLRELGRIREAYECGTKCLLTAPHDRQVSDLAQDLATKLGLKGRKAYVSQQTESTATDGENHGESNPTTGEMSSNGLESLGDMESGDMSNAQCIPAPLATPIPVSDDPASPEGTPCSDMSESPSSQGLPPMPYSVPVSEHMEECSVMKDELNSLLDCSPKKSPVQGAIPTNLPNTATGLRPPYSPSLPAPSSQLPSDFFSSSVSEMPSLEPFTQLAQRDQGSTQAQDALGSFPTGATDADGNAGVSAGGLDSLSEYTLPGGRVCHSFIPGMRNHSAAHANGPAGTNLSLLSRNPLAATHDFRQACHACYSRIGPRVMDYKYQPEAAHRCKRDVLLCRLKNTDDPTWKRIRPRPARNNFLGAFVLCKEVQERQECQYGENCTFAYCQEEIDVWTQERKGALSRELLFDPLGSTERRALSVTRLLQLHMGMFMFLCEECFDSKPRIISKRSKENLAVCSNLTARHPFDDNKCLVHVVRSANVRYSKVRPLHPLCQFDVCRHEVRYGCQREDSCSFAHSVIELKCWVLQQDTGITHEEMVQESKRHWQRLEQNAQKQQQKPIHIPHLSSSSMPAGGMGGMGSGGDGMGGGGVGPVGGLGVGGLGAGGGRGRPFNLKMKFVCGQCWREGQVNEPDKNLKYCTAKARHSWTKERRVLLVKSFEKKKWVVVRPLPFSRTYPQQYDMCVHVMKQKKCHYIGNCSFAHSLEERDVWTYMKNNSLRDMQQMYEMWLQLTNQSRRSDISTVTPSPEDKQVTITADYTESMGGRRLSDGDDL, from the exons ATGGATCCTGATCGACAAAAACGAAGAGAGGAAATTCAGAAAGCCATGAGCTTTATCCA GTCATCATTGCCTTTCCCAGAGCCAGAGAGTTATGAA GCATTTGTCGCCCAGTTGGTGTGTAACTTGCTGGACGAGGGCAATTGTTGCTTTCGAGATGGGGACAGTCGTCAGGCGGCCCAGCAGTATGGGGAGGGGATCAGTGTTGCCCGCTATGCTCAGGCTGAGGCCCTCGTCATCCCCCATGAGCTGCTGGAGAGCCTGTACGTCAACAGGGCTGCTGCCTGCTACCAGACG AGGGAGTATGAGCGCGGGGTCCAGGACTGTGACAGTGcactgtgtgtgtcagaaggCAGTCGGAGGGCTTTGTACCGCAAGGCGATCTGTCTGAGGGAATTGGGTAGAATCCGAGAGGCCTACGAGTGCGGAACCAAATGTCTCCTCACAGCACCGCAC GACAGACAGGTGAGTGACCTGGCTCAGGATCTGGCCACGAAGCTGGGCCTGAAGGGTCGTAAGGCTTACGTCAGCCAACAGACGGAGTCCACGGCCACAGATGGGGAGAATCACGGGGAGTCTAACCCAACCACAGGAGAG ATGTCCTCCAATGGGCTGGAATCTCTGGGTGACATGGAATCAG GAGACATGTCTAACGCACAGTGCATCCCCGCTCCTCTGGCCACTCCCATCCCGGTCAGCGATGACCCGGCGAGCCCCGAGGGGACGCCCTGCTCCGACATGTCAGAGAGCCCCAGCAGCCAGGGCCTGCCCCCCATGCCGTACTCCGTCCCCGTGTCGGAGCACATGGAGGAGTGCAGCGTCATGAAGGACGAGCTCAACAGTCTGCTGGATTGCAGCCCAAAGAAA AGTCCGGTCCAGGGTGCTATCCCCACAAACCTCCCCAACACGGCGACGGGTCTCCGGCCTCCGTACTCCCCGAGCCTCCCGGCCCCGTCCTCCCAGCTCCCTTCAgacttcttcagctcctccgTCAGTGAGATGCCCTCGCTGGAGCCCTTCACGCAGCTAGCACAGCGAGACCAGGGCTCCACCCAGGCGCAGGACGCTCTTGGGAGCTTCCCCACGGGGGCCACGGACGCAGACGGGAACGCAGGAGTCTCCGCTGGCGGGCTGGACTCGTTGTCTGAGTACACTCTCCCTG GGGGACGGGTGTGTCACAGCTTCATCCCTGGGATGCGCAACCACAGCGCTGCACATGCa AACGGTCCAGCAGGAACAAACCTGTCTCTGCTCTCCAGGAATCCTCTGGCAGCCACACATGACTTTCGGCAGGCCTGTCACGCCTGTTACAGCAGAATAG GTCCACGAGTTATGGACTACAAATACCAGCCGGAGGCTGCACATCGCTGCAAGAGGGACGTGCTGCTGTGCCGCCTCAAAAACACAGACGACCCCACCTGGAAGAGGATCCGGCCGCGGCCTGCACGGAACAACTTCCTGGGGGCATTCGTACTCTGTAAAG AGGTGCAGGAGCGTCAGGAGTGCCAGTACGGGGAGAACTGCACGTTTGCTTACTGCCAGGAGGAGATTGACGTTTGGACgcaggagaggaagggagcGCTGAGCCGAGAGCTGCTGTTCGATCCTCTGGGCAGCACGGAGCGACGGGCACTCAGCGTCACCAgactgctgcagctgcacatgGGCATGTTCATGTTCCTCTGTGAG GAATGTTTTGACAGTAAGCCTCGCATCATCAGTAAGCGCAGCAAAGAAAACTTAGCAGTCTGCTCGAACCTCACAGCTCGACACCCGTTCGACGACAACAA GTGCCTGGTGCACGTGGTGAGGTCGGCCAACGTGCGCTACAGTAAGGTGCGTCCGCTGCACCCCCTCTGTCAGTTCGACGTGTGTCGCCACGAGGTCCGATACGGCTGCCAGCGCGAGGACAGCTGCTCCTTCGCTCACTCCGTCATAGAGCTCAAATGCTGGGTCCTGCAGCAGGACACCG GTATCACACATGAAGAGATGGTGCAGGAGTCCAAGAGACACTGGCAGAGGCTGGAGCAGAACgcacagaagcagcagcagaag CCCATCCACATCCCCCatctgagcagcagcagcatgcctGCAGGAGGAATGGGGGGAATGGGAAGTGGAGGGGATGGtatgggaggggggggtgtgGGTCCTGTGGGGGGGTTGGGTGTGGGAGGGTTAGGagcaggaggggggagagggcGCCCcttcaacctgaaaatgaagtTTGTGTGTGGTCAGTGCTGGAGGGAGGGACAGGTCAACGAGCCCGACAAGAACCTCAAATACTGCACCGCCAAAGCCCGGCACAG CTGGACCAAGGAGCGTCGGGTCCTGCTGGTGAAATCCTTCGAGAAGAAGAAGTGGGTCGTTGTTCGGCCGCTGCCTTTCTCCCGCACCTATCCTCAGCAATACGAC atgtgtgtgcatgtgatgaAGCAGAAGAAGTGCCACTACATCGGGAACTGTTCGTTCGCCCACAGTCTGGAGGAGAGGGACGTGTGGACGTACATGAAGAACAACAGCT TGAGAGACATGCAACAGATGTACGAAATGTGGCTGcagctaaccaaccagagccGGCGCAGCGACATCTCCACGGTGACGCCGTCCCCAGAGGACAAGCAGGTCACCATAACAGCGGACTACACAGAGAGCATG ggCGGCCGGCGGCTGTCAGACGGAGATGACCTCTGA
- the tefa gene encoding TEF transcription factor, PAR bZIP family member a isoform X2: MSTEIPEIFRALLEHPFTLPSFEDVDTDKEKLFLGNYVDPSGGCVDMGPSAALTPAIWEKTIPYDGENFHLEYMDLEEFLIENGIPNLPGSPSAVKTEKVKAADPAGISTLSLLPIQDLDKCGEEMLIITKSDSDILCDVTAEVTTESDRETPEPIDPDEIEVEMNYEPDPTDLVLSSVPGGELFDPRKHKFTDDELKPQPMIKKAKKVLVPEEQKDDRYWNRRKKNNVAAKRSRDARRLKENQITVRAAFLERENAALRTEVADLRKDCSRFKNTAGRYEAKYGPLAPPEDQ; the protein is encoded by the exons atgtctACAGAAATCCCAGAGATTTTCAGGGCTCTTCTTGAGCATCCGTTCACTCTGCCGAGCTTTGAAGATGTTG acACCGACAAGGAAAAGCTGTTTCTGGGAAATTATGTCGACCCTAGTGGAGGATGCGTCGATATGGGTCCTTCAGCCGCCCTGACACCGGCTATCTGGGAGAAAACCATTCCCTATGATGGCGAAAACTTCCACCTGGAGTACATGGACCTTGAGGAGTTCCTCATAGAGAATGGGATCCCCAACTTGCCCGGCAGCCCTTCCGCTGTGAAGACGGAGAAAGTAAAGGCTGCCGATCCAGCAGGCATCTCCACACTGTCCCTGCTCCCCATTCAGGACTTGGACAAGTGTGGGGAGGAAATGCTGATCATCACCAAGAGCGACTCTGATATCCTCTGTGATGTGACGGCTG AGGTGACCACTGAAAGTGACAGAGAGACCCCCGAACCCATTGACCCCGATGAGATCGAGGTTGAGATGAACTATGAGCCTGACCCCACTGACCTGGTTCTGTCGAGTGTGCCCGGAGGCGAGCTGTTTGATCCTCGCAAACACAAGTTCACTGACGATGAGCTCAAGCCACAACCTATGATCAAGAAGGCCAAGAAGGTGTTGGTGCCCGAAGAACAGAAG gaCGACAGGTACTggaacaggaggaagaagaacaacGTGGCGGCCAAACGTTCCCGTGACGCCCGCAGGTTAAAGGAGAACCAGATCACCGTCAGAGCGGCGTTCCTGGAGCGCGAGAACGCAGCGCTGCGCACAGAAGTCGCCGACCTGCGGAAGGATTGCAGCCGCTTCAAAAACACAGCAGGGCGCTACGAGGCCAAATACGGACCACT TGCGCCGCCAGAAGACCAATAG
- the tefa gene encoding TEF transcription factor, PAR bZIP family member a isoform X4 — protein sequence MSTEIPEIFRALLEHPFTLPSFEDVDTDKEKLFLGNYVDPSGGCVDMGPSAALTPAIWEKTIPYDGENFHLEYMDLEEFLIENGIPNLPGSPSAVKTEKVKAADPAGISTLSLLPIQDLDKCGEEMLIITKSDSDILCDVTAEVTTESDRETPEPIDPDEIEVEMNYEPDPTDLVLSSVPGGELFDPRKHKFTDDELKPQPMIKKAKKVLVPEEQKDDRYWNRRKKNNVAAKRSRDARRLKENQITVRAAFLERENAALRTEVADLRKDCSRFKNTAGRYEAKYGPL from the exons atgtctACAGAAATCCCAGAGATTTTCAGGGCTCTTCTTGAGCATCCGTTCACTCTGCCGAGCTTTGAAGATGTTG acACCGACAAGGAAAAGCTGTTTCTGGGAAATTATGTCGACCCTAGTGGAGGATGCGTCGATATGGGTCCTTCAGCCGCCCTGACACCGGCTATCTGGGAGAAAACCATTCCCTATGATGGCGAAAACTTCCACCTGGAGTACATGGACCTTGAGGAGTTCCTCATAGAGAATGGGATCCCCAACTTGCCCGGCAGCCCTTCCGCTGTGAAGACGGAGAAAGTAAAGGCTGCCGATCCAGCAGGCATCTCCACACTGTCCCTGCTCCCCATTCAGGACTTGGACAAGTGTGGGGAGGAAATGCTGATCATCACCAAGAGCGACTCTGATATCCTCTGTGATGTGACGGCTG AGGTGACCACTGAAAGTGACAGAGAGACCCCCGAACCCATTGACCCCGATGAGATCGAGGTTGAGATGAACTATGAGCCTGACCCCACTGACCTGGTTCTGTCGAGTGTGCCCGGAGGCGAGCTGTTTGATCCTCGCAAACACAAGTTCACTGACGATGAGCTCAAGCCACAACCTATGATCAAGAAGGCCAAGAAGGTGTTGGTGCCCGAAGAACAGAAG gaCGACAGGTACTggaacaggaggaagaagaacaacGTGGCGGCCAAACGTTCCCGTGACGCCCGCAGGTTAAAGGAGAACCAGATCACCGTCAGAGCGGCGTTCCTGGAGCGCGAGAACGCAGCGCTGCGCACAGAAGTCGCCGACCTGCGGAAGGATTGCAGCCGCTTCAAAAACACAGCAGGGCGCTACGAGGCCAAATACGGACCACTGTAA
- the tefa gene encoding TEF transcription factor, PAR bZIP family member a isoform X1 — protein MSGEPIVITLETASGTTSTFPVVLKQIMDMPPPNILDCDDDTDKEKLFLGNYVDPSGGCVDMGPSAALTPAIWEKTIPYDGENFHLEYMDLEEFLIENGIPNLPGSPSAVKTEKVKAADPAGISTLSLLPIQDLDKCGEEMLIITKSDSDILCDVTAEVTTESDRETPEPIDPDEIEVEMNYEPDPTDLVLSSVPGGELFDPRKHKFTDDELKPQPMIKKAKKVLVPEEQKDDRYWNRRKKNNVAAKRSRDARRLKENQITVRAAFLERENAALRTEVADLRKDCSRFKNTAGRYEAKYGPLAPPEDQ, from the exons ATGTCAGGAGAACCGATCGTTATCACGCTGGAAACCGCGTCGGGGACTACGAGTACGTTCCCTGTGGTTTTGAAGCAGATAATGGACATGCCTCCGCCGAATATTCTGGACTGCGACGACG acACCGACAAGGAAAAGCTGTTTCTGGGAAATTATGTCGACCCTAGTGGAGGATGCGTCGATATGGGTCCTTCAGCCGCCCTGACACCGGCTATCTGGGAGAAAACCATTCCCTATGATGGCGAAAACTTCCACCTGGAGTACATGGACCTTGAGGAGTTCCTCATAGAGAATGGGATCCCCAACTTGCCCGGCAGCCCTTCCGCTGTGAAGACGGAGAAAGTAAAGGCTGCCGATCCAGCAGGCATCTCCACACTGTCCCTGCTCCCCATTCAGGACTTGGACAAGTGTGGGGAGGAAATGCTGATCATCACCAAGAGCGACTCTGATATCCTCTGTGATGTGACGGCTG AGGTGACCACTGAAAGTGACAGAGAGACCCCCGAACCCATTGACCCCGATGAGATCGAGGTTGAGATGAACTATGAGCCTGACCCCACTGACCTGGTTCTGTCGAGTGTGCCCGGAGGCGAGCTGTTTGATCCTCGCAAACACAAGTTCACTGACGATGAGCTCAAGCCACAACCTATGATCAAGAAGGCCAAGAAGGTGTTGGTGCCCGAAGAACAGAAG gaCGACAGGTACTggaacaggaggaagaagaacaacGTGGCGGCCAAACGTTCCCGTGACGCCCGCAGGTTAAAGGAGAACCAGATCACCGTCAGAGCGGCGTTCCTGGAGCGCGAGAACGCAGCGCTGCGCACAGAAGTCGCCGACCTGCGGAAGGATTGCAGCCGCTTCAAAAACACAGCAGGGCGCTACGAGGCCAAATACGGACCACT TGCGCCGCCAGAAGACCAATAG
- the tefa gene encoding TEF transcription factor, PAR bZIP family member a isoform X3: MGPSAALTPAIWEKTIPYDGENFHLEYMDLEEFLIENGIPNLPGSPSAVKTEKVKAADPAGISTLSLLPIQDLDKCGEEMLIITKSDSDILCDVTAEVTTESDRETPEPIDPDEIEVEMNYEPDPTDLVLSSVPGGELFDPRKHKFTDDELKPQPMIKKAKKVLVPEEQKDDRYWNRRKKNNVAAKRSRDARRLKENQITVRAAFLERENAALRTEVADLRKDCSRFKNTAGRYEAKYGPLAPPEDQ; this comes from the exons ATGGGTCCTTCAGCCGCCCTGACACCGGCTATCTGGGAGAAAACCATTCCCTATGATGGCGAAAACTTCCACCTGGAGTACATGGACCTTGAGGAGTTCCTCATAGAGAATGGGATCCCCAACTTGCCCGGCAGCCCTTCCGCTGTGAAGACGGAGAAAGTAAAGGCTGCCGATCCAGCAGGCATCTCCACACTGTCCCTGCTCCCCATTCAGGACTTGGACAAGTGTGGGGAGGAAATGCTGATCATCACCAAGAGCGACTCTGATATCCTCTGTGATGTGACGGCTG AGGTGACCACTGAAAGTGACAGAGAGACCCCCGAACCCATTGACCCCGATGAGATCGAGGTTGAGATGAACTATGAGCCTGACCCCACTGACCTGGTTCTGTCGAGTGTGCCCGGAGGCGAGCTGTTTGATCCTCGCAAACACAAGTTCACTGACGATGAGCTCAAGCCACAACCTATGATCAAGAAGGCCAAGAAGGTGTTGGTGCCCGAAGAACAGAAG gaCGACAGGTACTggaacaggaggaagaagaacaacGTGGCGGCCAAACGTTCCCGTGACGCCCGCAGGTTAAAGGAGAACCAGATCACCGTCAGAGCGGCGTTCCTGGAGCGCGAGAACGCAGCGCTGCGCACAGAAGTCGCCGACCTGCGGAAGGATTGCAGCCGCTTCAAAAACACAGCAGGGCGCTACGAGGCCAAATACGGACCACT TGCGCCGCCAGAAGACCAATAG